One segment of Hippopotamus amphibius kiboko isolate mHipAmp2 chromosome 4, mHipAmp2.hap2, whole genome shotgun sequence DNA contains the following:
- the GSC gene encoding homeobox protein goosecoid, whose translation MPASMFSIDNILAARPRCKDSVLPVAPSAAAPVVFPALHGDSLYGAGGGASSDYGAFYPRPVAPGGAGLPAAVGGSRLGYSNYFYGQLHVQAAPVGPACCGAVPPLGAQQCSCVPTPPGYEGPGSVLVSPVPHQMLPYMNVGTLSRTELQLLNQLHCRRKRRHRTIFTDEQLEALENLFQETKYPDVGTREQLARKVHLREEKVEVWFKNRRAKWRRQKRSSSEESENAEKWNKTSSKASPEKREEEGKSDLDSDS comes from the exons CAGCATGTTCAGCATCGACAACATCCTGGCCGCCCGGCCGCGCTGCAAGGACTCGGTGCTGCCGGTGGCGCCTAGCGCCGCGGCTCCCGTCGTCTTCCCGGCCCTGCACGGGGACTCGCTCTACGGCGCTGGCGGCGGCGCCTCCTCGGACTATGGCGCCTTCTACCCGCGCCCCGTGGCCCCCGGTGGCGCAGGCCTCCCGGCCGCGGTCGGCGGCTCCCGCCTGGGCTACAGCAACTACTTCTACGGGCAGCTGCACGTGCAGGCGGCACCCGTGGGCCCGGCCTGCTGCGGGGCCGTGCCGCCGCTGGGCGCCCAGCAGTGCTCCTGCGTCCCGACGCCCCCAG GCTACGAGGGCCCCGGCTCGGTGCTGGTGTCCCCTGTGCCGCACCAGATGCTGCCCTACATGAACGTGGGCACCCTGTCGCGCACGGAGCTGCAGCTCCTCAACCAGCTGCACTGCCGGCGGAAGCGGCGACACCGCACCATCTTCACCGACGAGCAGCTCGAAGCTCTGGAGAACCTCTTCCAGGAGACCAAATACCCAGACGTGGGTACCCGCGAGCAGCTGGCCCGGAAGGTGCACCTCCGCGAGGAGAAAGTGGAG GTCTGGTTTAAAAATCGTCGCGCCAAATGGAGGCGGCAGAAGCGGTCCTCGTCGGAGGAGTCGGAAAACGCCGAGAAGTGGAACAAGACGTCGTCGAAGGCGTCGCcggagaagagggaagaggaaggtaAAAGCGATTTGGACTCGGACAGCTGA